A section of the Nitrospinota bacterium genome encodes:
- a CDS encoding PASTA domain-containing protein, translating to MKTLLHYLKLVAIVVGAGTLSGLFVMLIALRDKGEVEVPYIEREEIVTALEKISSVGLNLKMTELAYHDHLPRNYVISQNPEAGKGLKPGRDVRVVVSKGVRDFVMPDVREMSLRQAKNILSQRGMKISQVEEAHSDVKEGYVIVQSPPRGRRIDKEARVELFVSIGPWPEKFILPDFRGDAAGDAASEIQMAGLKLGKLRYSSEGDGLPDTVVAQEPTAGKPVEKDEEISLVIKKEKSSASKKGRTYTVYNYTVPSNASGTVRVKAENVDGEKDIYLRSHKGGQTISILVEVAGKTTVRIFLGDELMEVKDFQ from the coding sequence ATGAAAACTCTTCTCCACTATCTGAAGCTGGTCGCGATAGTTGTAGGCGCAGGGACGCTCAGCGGCCTCTTTGTGATGCTTATCGCCCTGAGGGACAAGGGTGAGGTGGAGGTTCCCTACATAGAGAGGGAAGAGATAGTCACGGCCCTTGAGAAGATATCTTCGGTTGGGCTGAACCTCAAGATGACCGAACTTGCCTATCACGATCATCTGCCGCGAAATTATGTGATAAGCCAGAATCCCGAAGCGGGGAAGGGGCTAAAGCCGGGGCGGGATGTCCGTGTTGTTGTCAGCAAGGGTGTGCGTGATTTTGTCATGCCGGACGTAAGGGAGATGTCGCTTCGGCAGGCAAAAAACATTCTTTCCCAGCGCGGCATGAAGATCTCCCAGGTAGAGGAGGCGCATTCCGATGTGAAGGAGGGGTATGTCATCGTCCAGTCCCCTCCGAGAGGGAGAAGGATAGATAAGGAGGCGCGCGTGGAGCTTTTTGTCAGCATCGGCCCGTGGCCGGAAAAATTCATCCTCCCCGATTTCCGCGGGGACGCGGCGGGGGACGCGGCGAGCGAGATACAGATGGCGGGGTTGAAACTTGGAAAGCTCCGCTACTCCAGCGAAGGGGACGGTTTGCCGGATACTGTTGTGGCGCAGGAGCCGACAGCAGGTAAACCTGTAGAAAAGGATGAAGAGATATCACTCGTTATAAAGAAGGAGAAGTCCTCCGCATCAAAGAAGGGGCGAACCTATACCGTATACAACTACACGGTTCCTTCAAACGCCTCCGGCACCGTCCGCGTAAAGGCGGAGAACGTCGACGGCGAAAAGGATATCTATCTCCGCTCCCACAAGGGGGGACAGACGATATCCATCCTTGTGGAGGTTGCCGGCAAAACAACGGTAAGGATATTCCTTGGCGACGAGCTGATGGAAGTTAAGGATTTTCAGTAA
- the rpe gene encoding ribulose-phosphate 3-epimerase produces the protein MALIAPSILSADFARLGEEVKAVEKAGADWIHVDVMDGHFVPNITIGPLVVSAVRPVTKLTLDVHLMIENVDTYIPEFAKAGADYITIHQEAGKHLHRSLMMIRSLGKKAGISLNPATPVESIRSIAKEVDLVLLMSVNPGFGGQSFIESSIAKGKELRKLLDETGSKALIEMDGGIGTGNAKTVREEGCVDVIVAGSAVFGSKDYADVIAKLRG, from the coding sequence ATGGCTCTAATAGCGCCCTCGATACTCTCGGCGGATTTCGCACGCCTCGGCGAAGAGGTAAAGGCGGTAGAGAAAGCCGGCGCCGACTGGATACATGTCGACGTCATGGACGGCCATTTCGTTCCGAACATAACCATCGGTCCGCTTGTTGTCTCCGCCGTAAGGCCTGTCACGAAACTCACGCTCGACGTGCATCTGATGATAGAGAACGTCGATACATACATACCGGAGTTCGCAAAGGCTGGCGCCGATTACATCACCATCCATCAGGAGGCGGGGAAACATCTCCACCGCTCGCTGATGATGATAAGATCGCTCGGTAAAAAAGCGGGTATCTCGCTAAATCCGGCCACGCCTGTGGAGAGCATCCGTTCCATCGCAAAGGAGGTGGACCTTGTTCTTCTCATGTCGGTAAATCCCGGGTTCGGCGGGCAGTCTTTCATCGAAAGCTCCATCGCCAAGGGGAAGGAGCTTAGAAAACTGCTCGATGAAACAGGCTCGAAGGCCCTTATCGAGATGGACGGCGGCATCGGCACCGGGAACGCAAAAACCGTCAGGGAAGAGGGTTGCGTAGATGTTATCGTCGCCGGCTCCGCGGTCTTCGGCTCGAAGGACTACGCGGACGTGATCGCAAAGCTGAGAGGGTAG
- the ruvA gene encoding Holliday junction branch migration protein RuvA: MPYTFGARVEEACAQMIALLTGIVAEKKPTQVILDVGGVGYRLFISLNTYEKLPQRGENARLHVVTIAREDALHLYGFFDTDEKDVFNKLITVSRVGPKLAIQTLSGISSSNLESAIANNDVAKLSRVHGLGKKTAERIIIELKDKMAPPTGAGTALSGSADIRDSVEALVNLGYKRAQAEKAVMAVSAPEKELSISEIIRQSLKTLSS, translated from the coding sequence ATGCCATATACATTCGGCGCCCGCGTTGAAGAGGCTTGCGCTCAAATGATCGCCCTGCTTACCGGAATTGTGGCGGAGAAAAAACCGACGCAGGTCATCCTCGATGTAGGTGGGGTCGGGTACCGGCTTTTCATATCGCTCAACACCTATGAAAAACTTCCGCAAAGGGGGGAGAACGCAAGGCTTCATGTTGTCACGATAGCCAGGGAAGACGCTTTGCACCTCTACGGATTTTTCGATACCGATGAGAAGGATGTTTTCAACAAACTGATAACCGTCTCGCGCGTCGGTCCGAAGCTCGCTATACAGACACTCTCCGGCATCAGCTCAAGCAACCTCGAATCGGCAATCGCGAATAACGACGTGGCGAAACTCTCCCGCGTTCACGGCCTCGGCAAGAAGACCGCCGAAAGGATCATAATCGAGCTGAAGGATAAAATGGCACCGCCGACCGGCGCCGGAACCGCGCTGTCGGGAAGCGCCGATATACGGGATTCTGTAGAAGCGCTCGTGAACCTCGGCTACAAAAGGGCGCAGGCGGAAAAAGCGGTAATGGCGGTATCGGCGCCTGAAAAGGAACTCTCCATATCGGAGATAATCAGGCAGTCGCTCAAAACGCTTTCAAGCTGA
- the ruvC gene encoding crossover junction endodeoxyribonuclease RuvC: MAGWGLVEEKGNRLSLVAFGAVKTDPSKNLPEKLGEIYRSFSEIIEKYSPDEAAIENIFTAENPRSALLLGQARSAAMLPAVNRGIAVYEYSALQVKKALTGHGKAEKHQVAGMVRRLLSLKEAPKPADAADALGVAICHIHSAPALKRLALK, encoded by the coding sequence ATAGCGGGGTGGGGGCTCGTTGAGGAAAAAGGGAACAGGCTTTCCCTCGTCGCTTTCGGCGCGGTAAAGACAGACCCGTCCAAAAATCTCCCAGAAAAGCTGGGTGAAATATACAGGAGCTTCAGCGAAATAATCGAAAAATATTCTCCGGACGAAGCGGCGATAGAAAACATATTCACCGCCGAGAATCCGAGATCGGCACTGCTTCTTGGTCAGGCGCGCTCAGCCGCGATGCTCCCCGCCGTAAACCGCGGCATCGCCGTATATGAATACAGCGCGCTTCAGGTGAAAAAGGCGCTTACGGGACACGGGAAGGCGGAGAAGCATCAGGTCGCCGGGATGGTGCGCCGTCTCCTTTCGCTCAAAGAGGCTCCAAAGCCTGCCGATGCCGCCGATGCGCTCGGCGTCGCGATATGCCATATACATTCGGCGCCCGCGTTGAAGAGGCTTGCGCTCAAATGA
- a CDS encoding YebC/PmpR family DNA-binding transcriptional regulator has product MSGHSKWSTIKRKKGAADQKKGKIFGKYIKEITLAAKSGGGDIDANPRLRTAVYAAKSVNMPADNITRAIKKGTGELPGQMIEEVAYEGYGPGGVAILIQCATDNKNRTLPEIRLLLGKSGGSMGTTGSVSYLFDNKGYIEIPVDQISEDELIELALEAGAEDIKTEDDVYEIRTEPSNFEAVREAIQKKGLEPTECELTMIPQNTVSLDESKAAAMLKLMDSIEDHDDVQKVYANFDISDEIMKKLSE; this is encoded by the coding sequence ATGTCAGGTCATTCAAAATGGTCGACGATAAAACGGAAAAAGGGGGCCGCCGACCAGAAAAAGGGGAAGATTTTTGGAAAATATATCAAGGAGATAACTCTTGCCGCAAAGTCGGGAGGAGGAGATATAGATGCCAACCCGAGGCTAAGAACAGCCGTGTACGCCGCGAAATCGGTGAACATGCCGGCCGATAACATTACCAGAGCCATCAAGAAAGGGACGGGAGAACTCCCCGGACAGATGATAGAAGAGGTCGCTTATGAAGGATACGGGCCGGGGGGAGTGGCCATCCTCATTCAGTGCGCGACAGACAACAAGAACAGAACACTCCCGGAAATACGGCTCCTTCTCGGCAAAAGCGGAGGGAGCATGGGGACTACCGGCAGTGTGAGCTATCTATTCGACAACAAGGGGTACATCGAAATTCCGGTCGACCAGATATCTGAAGATGAGCTGATAGAGTTGGCTCTCGAAGCAGGGGCGGAGGACATCAAGACCGAAGATGATGTTTACGAGATAAGGACCGAACCCTCGAATTTCGAAGCGGTAAGGGAAGCCATTCAGAAAAAAGGCTTGGAACCGACAGAATGCGAGCTGACAATGATCCCTCAAAATACCGTAAGCCTCGACGAGAGCAAAGCGGCGGCAATGCTCAAACTGATGGATAGCATCGAGGACCACGACGACGTTCAAAAGGTCTACGCAAATTTCGACATCTCCGACGAAATCATGAAGAAGCTTTCGGAGTAA
- the ruvB gene encoding Holliday junction branch migration DNA helicase RuvB — protein MSELIEPQGESPADVVIDESLRPKSIDDYVGQQRIKENLKISIAATRKRGEALDHILFYGPPGLGKTTLAYIMANELEVNIRATSGPAIEKAGDLAAILTNIEENEIVFIDEIHRLAPPVEEILYPAMEDGNIDLVIGQGPSARSVKLEIPPFTLVGATTRAGLLTSPLRDRFGIVHRLEFYTEGELAQIVKRSAGILGAPLDDEGAREIARRSRGTPRIANRLLRRVRDYAEVKGDGRVTMEIAGLALRMIDIDEMGFDRMDRMLLLAIIEKFGGGPVGLDTLAAAINEEKDTIEDVLEPYLIQEGFLQRTPRGRVACEAAYRHLKKNPPSRQKEIF, from the coding sequence ATGTCCGAATTGATCGAACCGCAGGGAGAATCGCCGGCAGATGTCGTCATTGATGAAAGCCTCAGGCCGAAATCGATCGACGATTACGTCGGGCAACAGAGGATAAAGGAAAACCTCAAGATATCGATAGCCGCCACGCGCAAACGTGGCGAAGCGCTCGACCACATCCTTTTTTACGGACCTCCCGGCCTCGGAAAGACCACTCTCGCCTACATAATGGCAAACGAGCTTGAAGTGAACATAAGGGCCACCTCCGGCCCTGCCATAGAAAAAGCGGGAGACCTCGCCGCAATACTTACCAATATCGAAGAGAACGAGATAGTCTTTATCGACGAGATACACAGGCTTGCCCCGCCGGTGGAGGAGATACTCTATCCCGCCATGGAGGACGGGAATATAGATCTCGTTATCGGGCAGGGCCCGTCGGCAAGGTCGGTAAAGCTGGAAATCCCGCCATTCACGCTGGTAGGAGCCACAACGCGAGCCGGGCTTTTAACCTCCCCTTTAAGGGACAGGTTCGGCATTGTTCACCGTCTCGAATTCTATACCGAGGGGGAGCTTGCGCAGATAGTCAAGCGTTCAGCCGGAATCTTAGGCGCTCCTCTCGACGATGAAGGGGCAAGGGAGATCGCGCGCCGCTCGCGGGGAACCCCCCGCATCGCCAACCGGCTCCTTAGGCGCGTCCGTGATTACGCGGAGGTAAAGGGTGACGGCAGGGTAACCATGGAGATAGCGGGTCTCGCGCTCCGCATGATAGATATCGACGAAATGGGATTCGACAGAATGGATAGAATGCTTCTCCTTGCGATAATAGAAAAGTTCGGTGGAGGTCCGGTAGGGCTGGATACGCTTGCCGCCGCCATCAACGAGGAGAAGGATACGATAGAGGATGTCCTGGAGCCGTATCTCATCCAGGAGGGATTTCTCCAGAGGACACCTCGCGGAAGGGTCGCCTGTGAAGCGGCATATCGTCACCTGAAAAAAAATCCCCCTTCACGACAAAAAGAGATCTTTTAG